A stretch of the Tolypothrix sp. NIES-4075 genome encodes the following:
- a CDS encoding DNA phosphorothioation-associated putative methyltransferase — protein sequence MSQSYLEIERHRAAIVRTDISRPVRLAIEWAILNKDTTFFDYGCGHGGDVQRVANLGYTSTGWDPYYYPDIPLTSADVVNLGYVLNVIEKPEERREALRHAWELTSQVLIVAAQVLIDAPSNAQLAYGDGIVTRRNTFQKYYDQQELKSYIDEALNTDAVPVALGIYFVFRDEAQKESYKAIRFFSSNSTPRVRIPTKRFEDYKEKLQPLMEFYTRRGRLPMKGELENEQELLIEFGNFRRAFAVILQATDEAEWDAIAYRRSLDIQVYLALTHFDQRPYFSKLAPEMRYDIKAFFGSYEEACQVADAKLFSLGQPEVIQTACEKSKIGKRTRSALYVHVWALSALDPILRIYEGCASRTVGRVDQATLIKYCTDKQQICYLFYPEFDTDPHPALQASIIIDFKTLKITHRDYQSRVNPPILHRKETFVTSNYPMFAEFAKLTQQEEELGLLKGKSDIGTRKGWEKCLAAHEVEIRGHQVYHINET from the coding sequence ATGTCACAAAGCTACTTAGAAATCGAACGTCACAGAGCCGCGATTGTTCGCACTGACATATCTCGTCCGGTGCGATTGGCAATAGAATGGGCAATTCTAAATAAAGATACCACGTTTTTTGACTACGGATGCGGACATGGTGGCGATGTACAACGAGTAGCAAATTTAGGTTACACCAGTACAGGCTGGGACCCATACTATTATCCAGATATACCACTCACATCAGCAGATGTGGTCAACTTGGGCTACGTCCTCAACGTGATAGAAAAGCCAGAGGAACGGCGTGAAGCACTCAGACATGCTTGGGAACTCACCAGCCAAGTTTTAATTGTCGCGGCTCAAGTGCTGATTGATGCTCCCAGCAACGCTCAATTAGCTTACGGCGATGGTATCGTCACCCGTCGCAATACATTTCAGAAATATTACGATCAACAAGAATTAAAAAGTTACATTGATGAAGCGCTAAATACAGATGCAGTCCCCGTAGCGCTAGGCATCTATTTTGTTTTTAGAGATGAGGCTCAAAAAGAAAGCTACAAAGCCATCCGGTTTTTTTCTAGCAATTCTACGCCGAGAGTCCGCATCCCGACAAAGCGGTTTGAGGACTACAAAGAAAAGCTGCAACCACTGATGGAATTTTATACGCGGCGTGGAAGATTGCCGATGAAAGGTGAATTAGAAAATGAACAAGAATTACTAATTGAATTCGGTAATTTTCGCCGTGCCTTTGCGGTGATATTACAAGCAACTGACGAAGCTGAATGGGATGCGATCGCCTATCGTCGTTCTCTTGATATTCAAGTTTATCTTGCTTTGACCCATTTCGATCAACGCCCATATTTCTCTAAGCTAGCCCCGGAAATGCGCTACGATATCAAAGCCTTTTTCGGTAGTTACGAAGAAGCATGTCAAGTCGCTGATGCCAAGCTTTTCAGCTTAGGTCAACCAGAAGTTATTCAAACAGCTTGCGAAAAAAGCAAAATCGGTAAACGCACTCGTAGCGCTCTTTACGTTCACGTTTGGGCACTTTCTGCACTCGACCCCATACTTAGAATTTATGAAGGCTGCGCTAGTCGTACTGTGGGACGTGTAGATCAAGCCACACTGATAAAATATTGCACCGACAAACAGCAAATTTGCTACCTGTTTTACCCAGAATTCGACACAGACCCCCATCCCGCGTTGCAAGCGAGTATAATTATTGACTTTAAGACTTTAAAGATAACCCACCGAGATTACCAAAGCAGGGTAAATCCGCCGATTCTCCACCGCAAAGAAACGTTTGTCACTTCTAACTATCCTATGTTCGCAGAATTTGCTAAACTCACTCAACAAGAAGAGGAATTAGGATTGCTTAAAGGCAAAAGCGACATTGGTACCCGTAAAGGTTGGGAAAAATGCCTTGCCGCACACGAAGTAGAAATTAGAGGGCATCAAGTCTACCACATTAACGAAACTTAA
- the dndE gene encoding DNA sulfur modification protein DndE, whose amino-acid sequence METPIERIRLSQTAKDQLLKLKRNTKIDQWNILCRWAFCRSLAEPTIPSPVPIPQDSNVEMTWRVFGGEMSDILLLALKQRCYNDNLGTDKEILVTQFRLHLHRGIAYLAGDLNIKKIEDLIEVAIKKI is encoded by the coding sequence ATGGAAACACCAATTGAACGGATTAGACTTTCCCAAACCGCAAAAGACCAACTTCTCAAACTAAAACGCAACACCAAAATCGACCAATGGAACATCCTTTGTCGTTGGGCATTTTGTCGTTCCCTCGCTGAACCAACTATCCCCTCCCCCGTACCAATTCCCCAAGATAGCAATGTGGAAATGACTTGGCGCGTTTTTGGCGGCGAAATGTCTGATATTCTTTTACTGGCGCTCAAACAACGTTGCTACAACGATAATTTAGGTACTGACAAAGAAATCTTAGTAACGCAATTTCGCCTGCATTTACATCGTGGTATCGCTTACTTAGCAGGGGATTTAAATATCAAGAAGATTGAAGATTTGATAGAAGTGGCAATTAAAAAGATATAA
- the dndD gene encoding DNA sulfur modification protein DndD, whose protein sequence is MKFVELVLQNFGPYCGKQVINLNPEIDEENSRPIILLGGMNGGGKTTLMDAIRLALYGHRAQCSTRGNLSYSDFLTQCVNSHTDPVEKTRIELVFEHIENDKPVKYRVVRTWDKNPKDGKDHLGILDANEWLDTALANIWDEYIENLLPIGISNLFLFDGEQVKELAEQEIPPPIVVDAISGLLGLELAERLAVDLEILVNRKRKEIADIKYLANLEEIENRLKEQQNEYDAETLNLTSLQEKLKEVELHQQEVVDKFISEGGKIAGERSQLEKQKSEITASAEKTRQVMCELAANILPLALIEPLLNQIYSQGEKELHIQQAALAHDLLVARDKRLLDLIHNLALGDEKVDKIKHFINQENQSLEKATTEQPWLLTDSETLHQLDNIIHHHLPYAKNNAQEKLKILQTKEEEIITLERQIQTAASPEDYQRLVDELQQAQQQVAEAKASWEITKRRLDELEINIRNTKKELENYTEKNIDRQNKEHIIYSAAKVQDTLKIFREKLTLRKLNKLEVEVTECFRYLLHKSDLVHRVAIDTNTFSLSLYDLQGKPVPKHRLSAGEKQLLAIAFLWGLARVSGRRLPVAIDTPLGRLDSSHRGNLVERYFPSASHQVILLSTDTEIGKQEVETLRENEAIAREYLLKYDSSTRQTTIQPGYFW, encoded by the coding sequence ATGAAATTTGTTGAACTCGTATTACAAAACTTTGGTCCCTACTGTGGAAAACAAGTCATCAATCTTAACCCAGAAATTGATGAAGAAAATTCTCGTCCCATCATCCTTTTAGGGGGGATGAATGGTGGGGGAAAAACAACGCTAATGGATGCGATTCGTCTCGCACTTTATGGACATCGCGCTCAATGTTCTACTCGTGGTAATCTCAGCTATAGTGATTTTCTGACTCAATGCGTCAACAGTCACACCGACCCAGTTGAGAAAACCCGGATTGAATTAGTTTTTGAACACATTGAAAATGACAAGCCAGTAAAATACCGCGTAGTGCGGACTTGGGATAAAAATCCCAAAGACGGTAAAGACCATTTAGGGATTTTAGATGCTAATGAATGGCTTGATACTGCTTTAGCTAATATCTGGGATGAGTACATTGAAAATCTACTCCCAATAGGAATTTCTAATTTATTTCTCTTTGACGGAGAACAAGTTAAAGAACTCGCAGAACAAGAAATACCACCACCGATTGTAGTTGATGCGATTAGCGGACTTTTAGGGCTAGAACTAGCTGAACGTTTAGCAGTTGATTTGGAAATATTAGTCAATCGCAAACGCAAAGAAATTGCTGATATTAAATATTTAGCAAACTTAGAAGAAATTGAAAATAGGCTAAAAGAGCAACAAAATGAATACGATGCAGAAACGCTCAATTTAACGTCTTTACAAGAAAAGTTAAAAGAAGTTGAACTTCATCAGCAAGAAGTTGTTGATAAATTCATTTCTGAAGGTGGTAAAATCGCTGGAGAACGCAGTCAATTAGAGAAGCAGAAATCAGAAATAACAGCGTCAGCCGAGAAAACACGTCAAGTCATGTGTGAATTAGCGGCTAATATTTTACCTTTGGCTTTAATAGAACCTTTGCTGAATCAGATTTACAGCCAAGGAGAAAAAGAACTTCATATTCAACAAGCTGCATTAGCACATGATTTATTAGTTGCGCGAGATAAACGATTACTCGATTTAATTCATAATTTGGCTCTAGGTGATGAAAAAGTTGATAAAATTAAACATTTCATTAATCAAGAAAATCAATCTTTAGAAAAAGCTACAACAGAACAGCCTTGGTTATTAACTGATAGCGAAACACTGCATCAGTTAGATAATATTATTCATCACCATTTACCATATGCCAAAAATAATGCACAAGAAAAACTAAAGATATTACAAACAAAAGAAGAAGAAATTATCACTTTAGAAAGACAAATTCAAACTGCTGCATCACCAGAAGATTATCAAAGATTAGTTGATGAGTTGCAACAAGCACAACAGCAAGTTGCTGAAGCTAAAGCAAGTTGGGAAATAACAAAACGCCGTTTGGATGAATTAGAGATTAATATTCGCAATACTAAAAAAGAGTTAGAAAACTATACTGAAAAAAATATCGATCGCCAAAATAAAGAGCATATTATTTACTCGGCTGCTAAAGTCCAAGATACACTAAAAATTTTCCGCGAAAAATTAACTTTGCGAAAGTTAAATAAACTAGAAGTTGAAGTTACAGAATGCTTCCGCTATCTTCTGCACAAATCTGATTTAGTGCATCGCGTCGCTATTGACACCAACACTTTTAGCCTTTCGCTTTATGATTTACAGGGTAAACCAGTTCCCAAACATCGACTTTCGGCTGGGGAAAAACAACTTTTAGCGATCGCTTTTCTTTGGGGTTTAGCGCGAGTCTCCGGACGCCGTTTACCTGTCGCTATCGATACACCGCTAGGCAGACTAGATTCTTCGCACCGTGGCAACTTAGTTGAACGTTACTTTCCCTCAGCCAGCCATCAAGTAATTTTATTATCTACAGATACTGAGATAGGCAAACAAGAAGTTGAAACACTGAGAGAAAATGAAGCGATCGCTCGCGAATATCTCCTCAAATACGACTCCTCCACCCGTCAAACAACCATACAACCTGGATATTTTTGGTAA
- the dndC gene encoding DNA phosphorothioation system sulfurtransferase DndC codes for MATAQPEKKREQVRTVADLVDNIQELTVEIQELYTLDAIPWVIGYSGGKDSTAILQLIWNAIASLPLEKRTKTIHVITTDTLVENPYVSAWVRKSLQQIKVAAKEQQMPMIPHLLHPELKETFWVGLIGKGYPAPRRKFRWCTQRLKISPSNRFIRDVIRVSSEAIVVLGIRKAESASRAKRMREWEAKRVRDRLSPNMNLPNSLVYSPIEDWRNDEVWLYLMQWENPWGYSNKDLFTMYRGATADNECPLVVDTSTPSCGSSRFGCWVCTLVSEDSSLKAMIQNDEEKEWLQPLLDLRRELDIETEDRNWRDFRRRTGDVQLYERNIEGEISVEPIPGPYIKEAREYWLRRLLTIEQELRSNAPENMRDITLITPEELSEIRRIWLEERHEFDDSLPRIYMEVTGEVFSDPRPGADYSLLGSDEWAVLEEICEGDGMHLELMAKLLDTERQYRKMSRRVGIYDTLEQCFKTSSRSPEEAIKNAHYKRDLKTAAGSGDVEKVKQLTLGDVALTSEAEPKTWGSMKFQNKKSE; via the coding sequence ATGGCTACAGCACAACCAGAAAAGAAACGAGAGCAAGTGCGTACAGTCGCAGATTTAGTGGATAATATCCAAGAACTGACTGTAGAGATACAAGAATTATACACTCTGGATGCCATTCCTTGGGTAATTGGATATTCAGGTGGTAAAGATTCGACAGCAATTTTACAGTTAATCTGGAATGCGATCGCATCTCTCCCACTAGAAAAACGGACGAAGACGATTCATGTGATTACAACCGACACCCTTGTAGAAAATCCTTACGTTTCTGCTTGGGTACGCAAATCTTTACAGCAAATTAAAGTTGCGGCAAAAGAACAACAGATGCCTATGATACCGCATTTGTTACACCCCGAACTAAAAGAAACATTTTGGGTAGGATTAATCGGTAAAGGATATCCAGCACCAAGAAGAAAATTTCGCTGGTGTACGCAACGTTTAAAAATTAGTCCATCTAACCGCTTTATTCGAGATGTGATTCGGGTTAGCAGTGAAGCGATCGTTGTTTTAGGCATTCGCAAAGCTGAAAGTGCATCACGCGCTAAGAGGATGAGAGAATGGGAAGCGAAAAGAGTACGCGATCGCTTAAGTCCTAACATGAATTTACCAAACTCTTTAGTTTACAGTCCCATAGAAGACTGGAGAAATGATGAAGTTTGGCTTTATTTAATGCAATGGGAAAATCCTTGGGGATACAGCAACAAAGATTTATTTACTATGTATAGGGGTGCGACAGCGGATAACGAATGTCCTTTAGTTGTCGATACATCTACACCTAGTTGTGGTAGCTCCCGTTTTGGTTGTTGGGTTTGTACTTTGGTGAGTGAAGATAGCTCACTAAAAGCAATGATTCAAAATGACGAAGAAAAAGAATGGTTACAACCCCTTCTCGATTTACGCAGAGAATTAGACATAGAAACAGAAGACCGAAATTGGCGTGATTTTCGTCGCAGAACGGGAGATGTCCAACTATATGAACGGAATATAGAAGGTGAAATTTCAGTTGAGCCTATTCCTGGTCCGTATATTAAAGAAGCGCGAGAATATTGGTTAAGAAGACTCCTGACTATTGAGCAAGAATTGAGGAGTAATGCACCAGAAAATATGCGCGATATCACCCTAATTACCCCAGAAGAACTGAGCGAAATTCGTCGCATTTGGCTAGAAGAAAGACACGAATTTGATGATAGTTTACCCCGCATTTATATGGAAGTAACTGGTGAAGTTTTCTCAGACCCCCGTCCCGGTGCTGATTATAGCCTACTCGGTAGCGATGAATGGGCTGTCTTAGAAGAAATTTGTGAAGGTGATGGAATGCATTTAGAATTAATGGCGAAACTGTTGGATACAGAACGTCAATATCGTAAAATGTCGCGTCGTGTGGGCATATACGACACCTTAGAGCAATGTTTTAAAACAAGTTCCCGCTCTCCAGAAGAAGCGATAAAAAATGCTCATTACAAACGCGATTTAAAAACAGCAGCAGGTTCCGGTGATGTAGAAAAGGTGAAGCAGCTAACTTTGGGAGATGTTGCATTAACTTCGGAAGCAGAACCGAAAACTTGGGGGAGTATGAAATTTCAAAATAAAAAGAGCGAATAG